The following coding sequences are from one Streptomyces sp. NBC_01232 window:
- a CDS encoding acyl-CoA dehydrogenase family protein, producing MRRTVFNEDHEAFRETIRAFIEAEVVPVYDEWFAAGQAPRDFYYKLGELGVFGINVPEEFGGAGLDTHKFEAVLYEETSRAGVNFGGSGVHVLLALPYIKMLADIEQKKRFLPKFVSGEEMWALAMTEPGTGSDVAGMKTTAKLSEDGTHYVLNGSKTFITGGVHADRVIVCARTSAPSEDDRRFGISLFAVDTKSEGYSIGRKLDKLGLKTSDTAELAFVDVKVPVEDLLGEEGKGFYYLGHNLASERWGIAFGAYAQAAAAVRFAQQYVTERTVFGKPVAHFQNTKFELAACQAEVDAAQAVADRALEALDAGELTPAEAASAKLFCTEVAHRVIDRCLQLHGGYGYMNEYPIARLYADNRVNRIYGGTSEIMKSIIAKSMGL from the coding sequence GTGCGCCGTACCGTTTTCAACGAGGACCACGAGGCATTCCGCGAGACCATTCGCGCCTTCATCGAGGCCGAGGTCGTCCCCGTGTACGACGAGTGGTTCGCAGCCGGTCAGGCGCCGCGCGACTTCTACTACAAGCTCGGCGAGCTGGGCGTCTTCGGCATCAACGTGCCCGAGGAGTTCGGCGGCGCGGGCCTGGACACCCACAAGTTCGAGGCCGTCCTCTACGAAGAGACCTCCCGCGCGGGCGTCAACTTCGGCGGCTCCGGCGTGCACGTGCTGCTCGCCCTCCCCTACATCAAGATGCTGGCCGACATCGAGCAGAAGAAGCGCTTCCTGCCGAAGTTCGTCTCCGGCGAGGAGATGTGGGCCCTCGCGATGACCGAGCCGGGCACCGGCTCCGACGTCGCGGGTATGAAGACCACCGCCAAGCTCTCCGAGGACGGCACGCACTACGTCCTCAACGGCTCCAAGACCTTCATCACCGGTGGCGTCCACGCCGACCGCGTGATCGTCTGTGCCCGTACCTCCGCCCCGAGCGAGGACGACCGCCGCTTCGGCATCTCCCTCTTCGCCGTGGACACCAAGTCCGAGGGCTACTCCATCGGCCGCAAGCTCGACAAGCTGGGCCTGAAGACCTCCGACACCGCCGAGCTGGCGTTCGTCGACGTGAAGGTCCCGGTCGAGGACCTGCTCGGCGAGGAGGGCAAGGGCTTCTACTACCTCGGCCACAACCTGGCCTCCGAGCGCTGGGGCATCGCCTTCGGCGCGTACGCCCAGGCCGCCGCGGCCGTCCGGTTCGCCCAGCAGTACGTCACGGAGCGCACCGTCTTCGGCAAGCCCGTCGCGCACTTCCAGAACACCAAGTTCGAGCTGGCCGCCTGCCAGGCCGAGGTGGACGCCGCGCAGGCCGTCGCCGACCGCGCCCTGGAGGCCCTGGACGCCGGCGAGCTGACCCCGGCCGAGGCCGCCTCCGCCAAGCTGTTCTGCACCGAGGTCGCGCACCGCGTGATCGACCGCTGCCTCCAGCTGCACGGCGGCTACGGCTACATGAACGAGTACCCGATCGCCCGCCTGTACGCCGACAACCGCGTGAACCGCATCTACGGCGGCACCAGCGAGATCATGAAGTCCATCATCGCCAAGTCCATGGGTCTGTAA
- a CDS encoding helix-turn-helix domain-containing protein, whose protein sequence is MSGLPRDPADDHAPPGASAAPGGSGAAGTSGVAGTSGVAGASGGPAGEPLTPPVLLSSLLGDRELGLRHLAGPATAGVHGVHASEMPDPSPYLLGGELLLTAGAGPADDPDGYVARLARAGAAALGFGVAPVHEEVPAALAEACARHGLPLLEVPPRTPFSAVARAVGRLLAEARTRELRRVTEAQQALAAAAARPDPVPAVLARLAASLGGSVALWPGGRQAGPELPAPAREALSALLARVGREGGPATATDRAGGHHLAAYALAGRAALGTATPARAPGDHTVASVAAVLLTLLTAERPAGAEAAALTRLLLGDAVDGVLGPGPWYVVHARGAGDPQALAAALGTVLLDPHEGGVRLLTDREPAPQPGWRLGVSDPAAPDALATADARAGRALQRAEAARTPLARHTDPGLAGLVGEAEARAHAEALLGPLSPALRETLRGWLAHHGNWDRTAAALGIHRNTVRQRVARAAELLDRDLDDPDVRMELWFALRSTSARGGG, encoded by the coding sequence ATGTCCGGCCTTCCCCGTGATCCGGCGGACGACCACGCCCCTCCCGGCGCCTCCGCCGCGCCCGGCGGCTCGGGCGCTGCGGGCACCTCCGGGGTCGCGGGCACCTCCGGCGTCGCGGGAGCCTCCGGCGGCCCTGCCGGGGAGCCGCTCACCCCGCCCGTGCTCCTCTCCTCGCTCCTCGGCGACCGGGAGCTCGGCCTGCGCCACCTCGCCGGGCCGGCCACCGCCGGGGTCCACGGGGTGCACGCCTCCGAGATGCCCGACCCCTCCCCGTACCTGCTCGGCGGTGAGCTGCTGCTGACCGCCGGGGCGGGCCCCGCCGACGACCCCGACGGGTACGTGGCCCGGCTGGCCCGGGCCGGGGCGGCCGCGCTCGGCTTCGGGGTGGCCCCGGTGCACGAGGAGGTCCCGGCCGCGCTGGCCGAGGCCTGTGCCCGGCACGGGCTGCCGCTGCTGGAGGTCCCGCCGCGGACCCCCTTCTCGGCGGTCGCCCGCGCGGTGGGGCGGCTGCTGGCGGAGGCCCGGACCCGGGAGCTGCGCCGGGTCACCGAGGCCCAGCAGGCCCTGGCGGCGGCCGCGGCCCGCCCCGATCCGGTCCCGGCGGTGCTGGCCAGGCTCGCGGCGAGCCTGGGCGGGTCGGTCGCCCTGTGGCCGGGTGGCCGGCAGGCGGGCCCGGAACTGCCGGCTCCGGCCCGGGAGGCCCTGTCCGCGCTGCTGGCCCGAGTCGGCCGCGAGGGCGGGCCCGCCACCGCCACGGACCGGGCGGGCGGACACCATCTGGCCGCCTACGCCCTGGCCGGCCGGGCGGCGCTGGGCACCGCGACCCCGGCCCGCGCGCCCGGCGACCACACAGTGGCCTCGGTGGCCGCCGTCCTGCTGACCCTGCTCACCGCCGAGCGGCCCGCCGGGGCGGAGGCCGCGGCCCTGACCCGGCTGCTGCTCGGGGACGCCGTGGACGGGGTGCTCGGCCCGGGGCCCTGGTACGTCGTCCACGCCCGCGGGGCCGGGGATCCGCAGGCCCTCGCGGCCGCGCTGGGCACCGTACTGCTCGACCCGCACGAGGGCGGCGTACGGCTGCTCACCGACCGGGAGCCCGCACCGCAGCCCGGCTGGCGGCTGGGGGTGAGCGACCCGGCCGCGCCCGACGCCCTTGCCACGGCGGACGCCCGGGCCGGGCGGGCCCTGCAGCGCGCGGAGGCGGCCCGCACCCCGCTGGCCCGCCACACCGACCCCGGCCTCGCGGGCTTGGTCGGCGAGGCCGAGGCCCGCGCCCACGCCGAGGCCCTGCTCGGGCCGCTCTCCCCAGCCCTGCGGGAGACCCTTCGCGGCTGGCTGGCCCACCACGGCAACTGGGACCGCACCGCCGCCGCGCTCGGGATCCACCGCAACACCGTCCGCCAGCGCGTCGCGCGCGCCGCCGAGCTGCTGGACCGGGACCTGGACGATCCGGACGTGCGGATGGAGCTGTGGTTCGCGCTGCGCAGCACCTCCGCACGAGGGGGAGGGTGA
- a CDS encoding thiamine pyrophosphate-binding protein, which translates to MTHDHDLVLRPTEAQKAAALAPPPGRTGGDLVVETLRGLGATTVFGLPGQHALALFDAVGRSDLRLVGLRTENNAGFAADAYGRITGEAVPLLLSTGPGALMALPALAEAAAASAPVLAISSQVPVAGLGGGRRGHLHELRDQSASFRDVVKSVQVARTPSQIPGVIAEAWESALTVPPGPVWVEIPEDVLRTETVIPQVSGMDATPHELAPRPELTALAAHWLENATRPVIIAGGGVIRSDAAGKLKQLAERLNAPVVTTFGGKGAFPWTHPLSLQSWLEDRHMTDFLEDADVLLVVGSGLGELSSNYHTFFPTGRVVQIEADLGKLESNHPALGIHADARLALQALLETVSEREDPSAPERVRLVLSDIAARLATQDVTLEQDLLTSVRKALPPRSPSFWDMTVLSYWAWSAFDPKHPNTMHSAQGAGGLGYAFPAAIGAAVAEPDTPVLAVSGDGGAMYSIAELATARQHDLDVTWLIVDDGGYGILREYMTASFGTATATELTRPDFAALAASFDVPATTTTPELLTADLKKALATPGPSVVVLPALLKMFAPTHL; encoded by the coding sequence GTGACGCACGACCACGACCTGGTACTCCGTCCCACCGAAGCCCAGAAGGCGGCCGCGCTCGCGCCGCCGCCGGGGCGGACGGGCGGGGACCTGGTCGTGGAAACGCTGCGCGGCCTCGGGGCGACCACCGTCTTCGGCCTGCCCGGCCAGCACGCCCTCGCCCTCTTCGACGCGGTCGGCCGCTCCGACCTGCGCCTCGTGGGGCTGCGTACGGAGAACAACGCGGGCTTCGCGGCCGACGCGTACGGCCGGATCACCGGCGAGGCGGTACCGCTGCTGCTGTCCACCGGCCCGGGCGCGCTGATGGCGCTGCCCGCCCTGGCGGAGGCGGCGGCCGCCTCGGCCCCGGTGCTCGCGATCTCCTCCCAGGTCCCGGTGGCGGGCCTCGGCGGCGGGCGGCGCGGGCACCTGCACGAGCTGCGGGACCAGTCCGCGTCCTTCCGGGACGTGGTCAAGTCCGTCCAGGTCGCCCGCACCCCCTCCCAGATCCCCGGCGTGATCGCCGAGGCCTGGGAATCGGCCCTCACGGTCCCGCCCGGCCCGGTCTGGGTGGAGATCCCGGAGGACGTGCTGCGGACGGAAACCGTCATCCCGCAGGTCAGCGGCATGGACGCGACGCCGCACGAGCTCGCGCCGCGCCCCGAGCTCACGGCGCTGGCCGCGCACTGGCTGGAGAACGCCACCCGCCCCGTGATCATCGCGGGCGGCGGGGTGATCCGCTCGGACGCGGCGGGCAAGCTCAAGCAGCTCGCGGAGCGCCTGAACGCACCCGTCGTCACCACCTTCGGCGGCAAGGGCGCCTTCCCCTGGACGCACCCGCTCTCCCTCCAGTCCTGGCTGGAGGACCGCCACATGACGGACTTCCTGGAGGACGCGGACGTCCTGCTGGTCGTCGGCTCAGGCCTGGGTGAACTGTCCTCGAACTACCACACGTTCTTCCCCACGGGCCGGGTCGTCCAGATCGAGGCGGACCTCGGCAAGCTGGAGTCCAACCACCCGGCCCTGGGCATCCACGCGGACGCCCGCCTGGCCCTCCAGGCCCTGCTGGAGACGGTCTCCGAGCGCGAGGACCCGTCCGCCCCGGAGCGCGTCCGCCTGGTCCTCTCGGACATCGCCGCCCGTCTGGCGACTCAGGACGTCACCCTGGAGCAGGACCTCCTCACCTCTGTCCGCAAGGCACTGCCGCCGCGCTCCCCGTCGTTCTGGGACATGACGGTCCTGTCCTACTGGGCCTGGTCCGCCTTTGACCCGAAGCACCCCAACACCATGCACTCGGCCCAGGGCGCGGGCGGCCTCGGCTACGCCTTCCCGGCGGCCATCGGCGCGGCCGTCGCGGAACCGGACACCCCGGTCCTCGCGGTCTCCGGCGACGGCGGCGCGATGTACTCGATCGCGGAACTGGCCACGGCCCGCCAGCACGACCTCGACGTCACCTGGCTGATCGTGGACGACGGCGGCTACGGCATCCTGCGCGAGTACATGACCGCGTCCTTCGGGACCGCGACGGCCACCGAGCTCACCCGCCCCGACTTCGCCGCCCTGGCGGCGTCCTTCGACGTCCCGGCGACCACGACCACCCCGGAGTTGCTGACGGCCGACCTCAAGAAGGCCCTGGCCACCCCCGGCCCCTCGGTGGTCGTCCTGCCGGCGCTCCTGAAAATGTTCGCCCCGACGCACCTTTAG
- the speB gene encoding agmatinase: MSTQPRGPVDSSRIPRYAGPATFARLPRLDEVGSADVAVVGVPFDSGVSYRPGARFGGNAIREASRLLRPYNPAQDASPFALAQVADAGDIAVNPFNINEAVETVEAAADELLSAGSRLMTLGGDHTIALPLLRSVAKKHGPVALLHFDAHLDTWDTYFGAEYTHGTPFRRAVEEGILDTEALSHVGTRGPLYGKQDLDDDAKMGFGIVTSADVYRRGADEVADQLRQRIGDRPLYISIDIDVLDPAHAPGTGTPEAGGMTSRELLEIIRGLSSCNLVSADVVEVAPAYDHAEITSVAASHTAYELTTIMSRQIAQAKGK; this comes from the coding sequence ATGAGCACGCAGCCGCGCGGCCCCGTCGACTCCTCCCGCATCCCGCGCTACGCGGGCCCGGCGACCTTCGCCCGTCTGCCCCGCCTCGACGAGGTCGGCTCCGCCGATGTCGCCGTCGTCGGCGTGCCCTTCGACTCCGGCGTGTCCTACCGCCCCGGCGCCCGCTTCGGCGGCAACGCCATCCGCGAGGCCTCGCGCCTGCTGCGCCCGTACAACCCGGCCCAGGACGCCTCCCCGTTCGCGCTCGCGCAGGTCGCCGACGCCGGTGACATCGCCGTGAACCCCTTCAACATCAACGAGGCCGTGGAGACGGTCGAGGCGGCCGCCGACGAGCTGCTCTCCGCGGGCTCCCGCCTGATGACCCTGGGCGGCGACCACACCATCGCCCTCCCGCTGCTCCGCTCCGTCGCGAAGAAGCACGGCCCGGTCGCGCTGCTCCACTTCGACGCCCACCTGGACACCTGGGACACCTACTTCGGCGCCGAGTACACCCACGGCACCCCGTTCCGCCGTGCCGTCGAGGAGGGCATCCTCGACACCGAGGCGCTCTCCCACGTCGGTACCCGCGGCCCGCTGTACGGCAAGCAGGACCTCGACGACGACGCCAAGATGGGCTTCGGCATCGTCACCTCGGCCGACGTCTACCGCCGCGGCGCCGACGAGGTCGCCGACCAGCTGCGCCAGCGCATCGGTGACCGCCCGCTGTACATCTCCATCGACATCGACGTGCTCGACCCGGCCCACGCGCCCGGCACCGGCACCCCCGAGGCGGGCGGCATGACCTCCCGCGAGCTGCTGGAGATCATCCGCGGCCTGTCCTCCTGCAACCTCGTTTCCGCCGACGTCGTCGAGGTTGCCCCGGCGTACGATCACGCCGAGATCACCTCGGTCGCGGCCTCGCACACCGCGTACGAGCTGACCACGATCATGTCGCGACAGATCGCGCAGGCGAAGGGCAAGTAA
- the tesB gene encoding acyl-CoA thioesterase II, translated as MNEALTNLLDLLDLEQIEENIFRGTSRPSLVPRVFGGQVAAQALVAAGRTVPADRTAHSLHSYFLRTGDTGAPIVYSVDRIRDGRSFTTRRVVAVQHGQPIFHLSASFQKYEDGLDHQVTMPPAPDPETLPTAAQSLPAYREIFRDPGTVERLIETREAVDLRYATTPPWGSVGEPVEPRSQVWFRTAGKLDSADPLLHTCLATYVSDMTLLDSVLLAHGRGGWAVGDVVGASLDHAMWFHRPFRADEWLLYDQESPSAAAGRGLGQARIWTQDGRLAVTVIQEGVVRVPRA; from the coding sequence ATGAACGAGGCACTGACGAATCTCCTCGATCTGCTCGATCTCGAGCAGATCGAGGAGAACATCTTCCGCGGTACCAGCAGGCCTTCGCTGGTACCGCGGGTGTTCGGCGGCCAGGTCGCGGCCCAGGCACTGGTCGCGGCCGGGCGGACCGTCCCCGCGGACCGCACCGCGCACTCCCTGCACTCGTACTTCCTGCGCACCGGGGACACCGGCGCGCCGATCGTCTATTCGGTCGACCGGATCCGCGACGGGCGCTCCTTCACCACGCGCCGGGTCGTCGCCGTCCAGCACGGCCAGCCGATCTTCCACCTCTCCGCGTCGTTCCAGAAGTACGAGGACGGCCTCGACCACCAGGTCACGATGCCGCCGGCCCCGGACCCGGAGACCCTGCCGACCGCGGCCCAGTCGCTGCCGGCGTACCGCGAGATCTTCCGCGACCCCGGCACGGTGGAGCGGCTGATCGAGACGCGGGAGGCGGTGGACCTGCGCTACGCCACGACCCCGCCCTGGGGCAGCGTCGGCGAGCCCGTGGAGCCGCGCTCGCAGGTGTGGTTCCGTACGGCCGGCAAGCTCGACAGCGCCGATCCGCTGCTGCACACCTGCCTGGCCACCTACGTCTCCGACATGACCCTGCTGGACTCCGTACTGCTCGCGCACGGTCGGGGCGGCTGGGCGGTGGGCGACGTGGTCGGCGCCTCGCTGGACCACGCGATGTGGTTCCACCGGCCGTTCCGCGCGGACGAGTGGCTGCTGTACGACCAGGAGTCGCCCTCGGCGGCCGCGGGCCGGGGCCTGGGCCAGGCCCGCATCTGGACCCAGGACGGCCGGCTGGCCGTGACCGTCATCCAGGAGGGTGTCGTACGCGTCCCGCGTGCGTGA
- a CDS encoding EF-hand domain-containing protein, whose translation MTNDLLDRKLERAFTHLDADGSGVIDAADIIALGSRLLSALAEPATSPKADLVMGGLADFWQDLFTELDIDRDGKVTPEEYKLGMTRLYAQGGPAYDRSFRPMMRAVLTIVDTDDDGRISPQEFHRAQEAFDTQLSPADTEALFRRIDADGDGSLTVDELLDAVREYYTGTDEDAPGNLLFGEF comes from the coding sequence ATGACGAACGACCTGCTCGACCGCAAGCTGGAGCGCGCCTTCACGCACCTGGACGCCGACGGGAGCGGCGTGATCGACGCCGCCGACATCATCGCGCTCGGCTCCCGGCTGCTGTCGGCCCTCGCGGAGCCGGCCACCTCTCCCAAGGCGGACCTGGTGATGGGCGGGCTGGCCGACTTCTGGCAGGACCTGTTCACCGAGCTGGACATCGACCGGGACGGCAAGGTCACGCCCGAGGAGTACAAGCTGGGCATGACCCGCCTGTACGCGCAGGGCGGCCCCGCCTACGACCGCTCGTTCCGCCCGATGATGCGGGCCGTCCTCACGATCGTCGACACCGACGACGACGGGCGCATCAGCCCGCAGGAGTTCCACCGGGCGCAGGAGGCCTTCGACACGCAGCTGAGCCCCGCCGACACCGAGGCGCTCTTCCGGCGGATCGACGCGGACGGGGACGGCTCCCTGACCGTCGACGAACTGCTCGACGCAGTACGCGAGTACTACACCGGCACCGACGAGGACGCCCCGGGGAACCTGCTCTTCGGCGAGTTCTGA
- a CDS encoding ABC transporter ATP-binding protein, with product MAAAETAAGEKQGWGKRLAAYTWRYRTNVLLALGSSLAGMALMAIVPLVTKVIIDDVIGDRTRPMTPWAAMLIAAALLVYVLTYIRRYYGGRLALDVQHDLRTDMYATIARLDGRRQDELNTGQIVGRATSDLQLIQGLLFMLPMTIGNFLLFGISLGIMLWLSPLLTLVALLMAPALWFIAKRSRKKLFPATWWAQGQAAAVATVVDGAVTGVRVVKGFGQEEQETGKLREAGRRLFAGRMRTIRLNSRYTPALQAVPALAQVAMLALGGWMATRGQVTLGTFVAFSTYLAQLVGPVRMLAMVLTVGQQARAGVERVFELIDTEPEIREGERELPADVPATVEFDDVRFGYDPERPVLDGFSLTVAEGETVAVVGSSGSGKSTVALLLPRFYDADGGTVRVGGHDVRELTYESLRGAIGLVPEDSFLFSDTIRANIAYGHPGATEEQIEAAARAAQAEGFIRALPAGYDTEVGEQGLTLSGGQRQRIALARAILTDPRLLLLDDATSAVDARVEHEIHEALRSVMAGRTTLLIAHRRSTLALADRIAVLDRGRLADIGTHAQLESRSALYRRLLTDPEALGAASPRTPDARVMTEFERELDRDVERGIELEAEIDSEPVNAKRRVAGGVTPELWRRQEESDGTTATGPGAVTGAGSAPAPGSGGPGAGHSMAGAVAGMPATPELLAQVAALPPADDLPEVDETRAAAAEESYGLRRLLHGFWAPLAISLGLVAADAGAGLLLPILIRHGIDQGVEQAVLGAVWVAAGLALVVVVAQWAAQFAETRMTGRTGERVLYSLRVKIFAQLQRLGLDYYERELTGKIMTRMTTDVDSLSSFLQTGLVTAVVSVFTFFGILIALVVLDGELALIVFATLPVLVVGTIVFRRKSVAAYELARDRVSLVNADLQESVSGLRIVQAFRREGSGAKRYAERSHSYREARVRGQWLISVYFPFVQLLSSGAAAAVLIVGAGRVEAGTLTTGALVAYLLYIDLFFAPVQQLSQVFDGYQQATVALGRIQGLLREPTSTPLPQRPRTPESPVGEIVFEDVRFQYGTAEERGEKGYALAGIDLRIPAGQTVAFVGETGAGKSTLVKMVARFYDPTSGRVTADGADLRELELTEYRHRLGVVPQEAYLFQGTVRDAIAYGLPGASDAEVEAAARAVGAHDMIATLDGGYLHTVAERGRNLSAGQRQLIALARAELVDPDVLLLDEATAALDLATEAQVNQATDRLAGKRTTLVVAHRLTTAARADRVVVMDRGRVVEDGTHAELLARGGRYAELWRTFVGEDERAAA from the coding sequence GTGGCGGCGGCAGAGACAGCGGCTGGGGAGAAACAGGGCTGGGGCAAGCGGCTGGCGGCCTACACCTGGCGGTACAGGACCAACGTGCTGCTCGCGCTCGGCTCCTCGCTGGCCGGCATGGCCCTCATGGCGATCGTGCCGCTGGTCACCAAGGTCATCATCGACGACGTCATCGGCGACCGGACCAGGCCCATGACGCCCTGGGCCGCCATGCTCATAGCCGCCGCCCTGCTCGTGTACGTCCTGACCTACATACGCCGGTACTACGGCGGCCGGCTCGCCCTCGACGTGCAGCACGACCTGCGCACCGACATGTACGCCACGATCGCCCGCCTCGACGGACGGCGGCAGGACGAGCTGAACACCGGCCAGATCGTCGGCCGCGCCACCAGCGACCTCCAGCTGATCCAGGGCCTGCTCTTCATGCTCCCCATGACGATCGGGAACTTCCTGCTCTTCGGGATATCCCTCGGGATCATGCTCTGGCTCTCGCCGCTGCTGACCCTCGTCGCCCTGCTCATGGCTCCCGCCCTGTGGTTCATAGCCAAGCGCAGCCGCAAGAAGCTCTTCCCCGCCACCTGGTGGGCCCAGGGCCAGGCCGCCGCCGTCGCCACCGTCGTCGACGGGGCCGTGACCGGCGTACGCGTCGTCAAGGGCTTCGGCCAGGAGGAGCAGGAGACCGGCAAGCTGCGCGAGGCCGGCCGCCGGCTGTTCGCCGGGCGGATGCGCACCATCCGCCTCAACTCGCGCTACACCCCCGCCCTCCAGGCCGTACCGGCACTCGCGCAGGTCGCCATGCTGGCCCTCGGCGGCTGGATGGCCACCAGGGGCCAGGTCACCCTCGGCACCTTCGTCGCCTTCTCCACCTACCTCGCCCAGCTCGTCGGACCCGTCCGCATGCTCGCCATGGTCCTCACCGTCGGACAGCAGGCCCGCGCCGGCGTGGAGCGCGTCTTCGAGCTCATCGACACCGAGCCCGAGATCCGCGAGGGCGAGCGCGAGCTGCCCGCCGACGTGCCCGCCACCGTCGAGTTCGACGACGTCCGCTTCGGCTACGACCCCGAGCGGCCCGTCCTCGACGGGTTCTCGCTCACGGTGGCGGAGGGGGAGACCGTCGCCGTCGTCGGGTCCTCCGGCAGCGGCAAGTCCACCGTCGCCCTCCTTCTGCCCCGGTTCTACGACGCCGACGGCGGCACGGTCCGCGTCGGCGGCCACGACGTACGCGAGCTGACGTACGAGTCCCTGCGCGGCGCGATCGGACTGGTCCCCGAGGACTCCTTCCTCTTCTCCGACACCATCCGCGCCAACATCGCCTACGGGCACCCCGGCGCCACCGAGGAGCAGATCGAGGCGGCCGCCCGCGCCGCCCAGGCCGAGGGGTTCATCCGGGCGCTGCCCGCCGGGTACGACACCGAGGTCGGCGAGCAGGGCCTCACCCTCTCCGGCGGCCAGCGCCAGCGCATCGCGCTGGCCCGGGCCATCCTCACCGACCCCCGGCTGCTCCTCCTCGACGACGCCACCTCCGCCGTGGACGCCCGCGTCGAGCACGAGATCCACGAGGCCCTGCGGTCCGTCATGGCCGGCCGGACCACCCTGCTGATCGCCCACCGGCGCTCCACGCTCGCACTGGCCGACCGGATCGCCGTGCTCGACCGAGGGCGGCTCGCCGACATCGGGACGCACGCGCAGCTGGAGAGCCGCTCCGCGCTCTACCGCAGGCTGCTCACCGACCCCGAGGCGCTCGGCGCCGCCTCGCCGCGCACCCCGGACGCCCGCGTGATGACCGAGTTCGAGCGCGAGCTCGACCGCGACGTCGAACGCGGCATCGAGCTCGAGGCGGAGATCGACTCCGAGCCCGTCAACGCCAAGCGCCGGGTCGCCGGCGGGGTCACCCCCGAGCTCTGGCGGCGCCAGGAGGAGTCCGACGGCACGACCGCCACCGGACCCGGAGCCGTCACCGGAGCCGGCTCCGCTCCCGCGCCGGGGAGCGGCGGTCCCGGGGCCGGGCACTCCATGGCCGGGGCGGTCGCCGGGATGCCGGCCACCCCCGAACTGCTCGCGCAGGTGGCCGCGCTGCCGCCCGCCGACGACCTCCCCGAGGTGGACGAGACCCGTGCCGCCGCCGCCGAGGAGAGCTACGGCCTGCGCCGTCTGCTCCACGGCTTCTGGGCGCCGCTCGCCATCAGCCTCGGCCTGGTCGCCGCGGACGCGGGAGCCGGACTGCTGCTGCCGATCCTGATCCGGCACGGCATCGACCAGGGCGTGGAGCAGGCCGTGCTCGGCGCCGTCTGGGTGGCCGCCGGGCTCGCCCTCGTGGTCGTCGTCGCACAGTGGGCCGCGCAGTTCGCCGAAACCCGGATGACGGGCCGTACCGGCGAGCGCGTGCTGTACTCCCTGCGCGTCAAGATCTTCGCCCAGCTGCAGCGCCTCGGCCTCGACTACTACGAGCGCGAGCTCACCGGCAAGATCATGACGCGGATGACCACCGACGTGGACTCGCTGAGCTCGTTCCTCCAGACCGGGCTCGTGACCGCCGTGGTCTCCGTCTTCACCTTCTTCGGCATCCTGATCGCCCTGGTCGTCCTGGACGGCGAGCTCGCGCTGATCGTCTTCGCGACCCTGCCCGTCCTGGTCGTCGGCACGATCGTGTTCCGCCGCAAGTCCGTCGCCGCCTACGAGCTCGCCCGCGACCGGGTCAGCCTGGTCAACGCCGACCTCCAGGAGTCCGTCTCGGGCCTGCGCATCGTCCAGGCCTTCCGCCGCGAGGGCTCGGGCGCCAAGCGCTACGCCGAGCGCAGCCACTCGTACCGCGAGGCCCGGGTCCGCGGCCAGTGGCTGATATCCGTCTACTTCCCCTTCGTGCAGCTGCTGTCCTCGGGCGCCGCGGCCGCCGTGCTGATCGTCGGCGCGGGCCGCGTGGAGGCGGGGACCCTGACCACCGGCGCCCTGGTCGCGTACCTGCTCTACATCGACCTGTTCTTCGCGCCCGTCCAGCAGCTCTCCCAGGTCTTCGACGGCTACCAGCAGGCCACGGTCGCCCTCGGCCGGATCCAGGGGCTGCTGCGCGAGCCCACCAGCACCCCGCTGCCGCAGCGGCCGCGGACACCGGAATCACCGGTCGGGGAGATCGTCTTCGAGGACGTCCGCTTCCAGTACGGGACGGCCGAGGAGCGGGGCGAGAAGGGGTACGCGCTGGCCGGAATCGACCTGCGGATACCCGCCGGGCAGACCGTCGCCTTCGTCGGCGAGACCGGGGCGGGCAAGTCCACGCTGGTCAAGATGGTGGCCCGGTTCTACGACCCGACCTCCGGCCGGGTCACCGCCGACGGCGCCGACCTGCGGGAGCTGGAGCTGACGGAATACCGCCACCGTCTGGGGGTCGTCCCCCAGGAGGCCTACCTCTTCCAGGGGACCGTCCGCGACGCCATCGCCTACGGGCTGCCCGGTGCGAGCGACGCCGAGGTGGAGGCCGCCGCCCGCGCGGTCGGCGCCCACGACATGATCGCCACCCTCGACGGCGGCTACCTGCACACCGTCGCCGAGCGCGGCCGCAACCTCTCCGCGGGCCAGCGCCAGCTGATCGCGCTGGCCCGGGCCGAGCTCGTCGACCCGGACGTGCTGCTGCTCGACGAGGCCACCGCCGCCCTCGACCTGGCCACCGAGGCCCAGGTCAACCAGGCCACGGACCGGCTCGCGGGCAAGCGCACCACCCTGGTGGTCGCGCACCGGCTGACCACCGCGGCGCGCGCCGACCGGGTCGTGGTCATGGACCGCGGCCGGGTCGTGGAGGACGGCACCCACGCCGAACTCCTGGCGCGCGGCGGCCGGTACGCCGAGCTGTGGCGCACCTTCGTCGGCGAGGACGAGCGCGCCGCGGCCTGA